The nucleotide sequence ACCATTTCCTGCACGTGGCGCCCATCGATGGTCCTATCGGCTACAAACTCGAAGCGCCGCCTTTGCACCCGCTGCTGATGGCCACCACCATGGGCGGCTTCGGTGATGAACATGCGCGCACCATGCGCGAATTCCCCCATGCGCACGGTTTGCTGGCGTTGCTGCGCGACGGCTTTCACCATGATTCGGCGGGCGGCAGCGTGTCCATCGACAGCTTCGGCGCGCCCGTGCTCGACTATCCGCTCACGCCATTCATCTGGGATGGCGTGCGGCGCGCGCTGCTGTCGATGGCGGAAATCCAGTTCGCCGCTGGCGCGAAAAGCGTGTATCCCGTACACGAGCTGGCCAGCCACTACACCAGCTGGGCTCAGGCGAAACAGGCCATTAACGGCTTGCCATTCAAGGCGCTGCTGGCCAGAGTGGTGTCAGCCCACGTGATGGGCGGCTGCGCCATGTCGGACGATGCGCGCCTTGGCGTGACGGGGGCCGATGGCCGCTACCACGGCGTGCGCAACCTGTCGGTGCATGACGGTTCGCTGTTCCCCACCTCGATAGGCGCCAATCCGCAGCTGAGCATCTATGCGCTGGCCGCGCGCCTGGCCAGCGGCCTGGCGCAAGCGTTGACGGGCAAGCCCGCGCCCGTTCCCGTTTCTGCTGCGACGACGGCATGATCTCGCGCATCCTCAAGTGGCTGATGCTGCTGCAAGTGCTGGCCGTGCTGGCAGTGGCATATCTGGCCATGCAGGCATGGGGCGTCGCCTCTCCCGCCATGGCCGTGCTGCTGGCGCTGGCCATGCTGCTGGCCGCGCGTGCGCTGATCGTGGCGCGCAATTTCTGGCAGAGCCGACGCGCCGGCAGCCCCGTGCCAGCGCAATATCAGTTGGGTGTGCTGGGCGTCGCGCGCCTGTTCCTGGGCGAATTGCGCGCCACCTTGTGGACCTCGTCGTGGGACATGCTGCGGCCGCGCCTGCAGGCGCCTGGCGCCGCCACGGATGCTGGGGACTTGCCGGTGCTGCTGATTCACGGCTATGTGTGCAACCGCGGCTACTGGACGCAGCTGAGCCGTCAGTTGGCGCGGGCCGGCATCGCGCATGACGCCGTCGACCTGGAGCCCATAGCCGCCGATATTGAGGATTTCGTGCCGCAAGTCGAGCAAGCCATTACCCAGCTGTGCGCCCGCACGGGCAGCGGGCAAGTCATTCTGGTGGCCCACAGCATGGGCGGCCTCGTGGCGCGCGCCTGGCTGCGCCGGCATGGCGTGGCCCGCGTGGCCCGCATCATCACCATCGGCACGCCGCACCATGGCACGGCGCTGGCCAACCTGGCGGCGGGCAGCAATGCGCGCCAGATGAGCCGCATCAATGGCGCACCGGACGCCTGGCTGTCGCAGCTGGCCGCCAGCGAGACGCCGGAACGGCGCGCACTGAT is from Janthinobacterium sp. 61 and encodes:
- a CDS encoding triacylglycerol lipase — its product is MISRILKWLMLLQVLAVLAVAYLAMQAWGVASPAMAVLLALAMLLAARALIVARNFWQSRRAGSPVPAQYQLGVLGVARLFLGELRATLWTSSWDMLRPRLQAPGAATDAGDLPVLLIHGYVCNRGYWTQLSRQLARAGIAHDAVDLEPIAADIEDFVPQVEQAITQLCARTGSGQVILVAHSMGGLVARAWLRRHGVARVARIITIGTPHHGTALANLAAGSNARQMSRINGAPDAWLSQLAASETPERRALITSMYSHHDNIVAPQTSAHLPGARNLAFGGIGHVALASDARVLRQLLAQITIKNEVTQPPSCAHFS